One Deltaproteobacteria bacterium DNA segment encodes these proteins:
- a CDS encoding putative glycolipid-binding domain-containing protein, with the protein MEIDAILWRRLDTAGHDACRLVTDDGARRLEGAAVFEYEGVPAYFAYDVDCDEEWRTREGFIRGWLGARRFDFRIARTQDAVWTLNGRVVPGLDGCVDLDLEFTPATNLFQLRRIALEVGQAADLAVAWLDVHVGAFDVLQQRYERRGAEVYWYEAPRFGYFALLQVSAVGFVERYPNLWEAEARSKGRAVV; encoded by the coding sequence ATGGAGATAGACGCGATTCTCTGGCGTCGCTTGGACACCGCCGGTCACGACGCCTGCCGCCTGGTGACAGACGACGGCGCCCGGCGACTCGAGGGCGCAGCGGTGTTTGAGTACGAAGGTGTTCCGGCATATTTTGCCTATGACGTGGACTGTGACGAAGAGTGGCGGACGCGGGAGGGTTTCATCCGCGGCTGGCTGGGAGCGCGCCGCTTCGATTTCCGGATTGCGCGAACGCAAGATGCCGTTTGGACGCTCAACGGCCGGGTCGTTCCCGGCTTGGACGGGTGCGTCGATCTGGACCTCGAGTTCACCCCGGCCACGAATTTGTTCCAGTTGCGGCGCATAGCACTCGAGGTCGGACAGGCCGCTGATCTTGCGGTGGCATGGCTGGATGTGCATGTTGGAGCCTTCGACGTACTTCAACAGCGCTATGAGCGGCGTGGCGCAGAGGTATACTGGTACGAGGCTCCACGATTCGGCTACTTCGCTCTCCTTCAGGTTAGCGCGGTGGGTTTCGTGGAGAGGTATCCAAACCTATGGGAAGCAGAGGCCCGATCAAAAGGACGAGCTGTCGTCTGA
- a CDS encoding MBL fold metallo-hydrolase, translating into MESNPAVNKYNQGGNTKHGQYVCLVCGFNMIGFHPERCPFCGAARKNFITSEECSARYQVVQTPVGEKVTRLNSTPPLGLEHAAYHIETSGGTCWIDCPSSFDSSLKQADKIFFTHHHFLGASNQYRERFTAEIHIHRNDSVHEICRPFTFDITFEGNFRHEGIEAFHIDGHTPGFTFYIFEDLLFICDYVFLQDESMKYNPFGPVGQTVEGGRRIHEILEGRPLSTVCGYNYVCAYDDWKRRFAAGPLFSGF; encoded by the coding sequence ATGGAATCCAATCCAGCCGTCAATAAGTATAACCAAGGAGGCAACACCAAACACGGGCAGTACGTCTGCTTGGTCTGCGGCTTTAATATGATCGGCTTTCATCCCGAGCGTTGCCCATTTTGTGGTGCGGCAAGGAAGAATTTCATCACCTCTGAGGAATGCTCGGCCCGCTACCAGGTGGTGCAAACTCCGGTGGGCGAGAAGGTGACGAGGCTGAATTCCACTCCACCGCTCGGCCTTGAACATGCCGCATACCATATCGAAACCAGCGGCGGCACCTGTTGGATTGACTGTCCTTCATCTTTTGATTCCTCTCTGAAACAGGCGGACAAGATTTTTTTCACGCACCACCATTTCCTCGGCGCGTCCAATCAATACAGGGAACGCTTCACCGCCGAGATACACATCCATCGCAACGACTCGGTTCACGAGATCTGCCGCCCCTTCACTTTCGATATCACCTTTGAAGGGAACTTTCGCCATGAGGGCATCGAAGCTTTCCATATTGATGGCCACACCCCTGGCTTTACGTTCTATATTTTCGAAGATCTGCTTTTCATTTGTGACTACGTCTTTCTTCAAGATGAGAGCATGAAGTACAATCCTTTTGGCCCCGTAGGCCAAACCGTCGAAGGAGGTAGGCGAATCCACGAAATTCTCGAAGGACGGCCCCTCAGTACTGTCTGCGGTTACAATTACGTCTGCGCATACGATGATTGGAAACGACGGTTCGCCGCCGGGCCGCTGTTTAGCGGATTCTGA
- a CDS encoding ATP-binding protein — MTRVIQVTKVQETALWKNLPEREGEVASSLSTNVKCLCEEAADRMKAVPAYAPEFTLHDDRHLLRTTELMGLILGDEMAKLNEIELALLILSAFFHDQGMVLSEDELKALEEDEDFRLFRDNWRVEHPNYDETARQMNAPHISEERKEQLAKKIAELESALLVDHIRETHGHRSAEFIRSKYGHDKRMEVQHVNLSPFLANLCESHTLSAAALVHERGFRYDEQIGTFTLNMPFLAVILRLADILDFDRDRTPEVLLRSIHFTSPVSILEWEKHRSVRGWRISPDLIQFAIKCEHPVYEATARRYMDWVDRELSDAREVCRMQPQNVSACQLNLPAVVDRSRIEPLDDAYRFHDLQFSLSRDEVVRLLMTDKLYGGEHLCIRELLQNSLDALRYRSALFFEAKVGWDEATVKLRHYVDGDGYEIVECTDNGCGMDEEIIQNHFVRIGRSFYRSPVFERERNRLRRSGNDFDPCSQFGIGFMSCFMLGDRITITTRRDCGQGRGWGPPLIIQINGLSGLLVVRDGPPHQPVGTTVSIVSRQKPSFIDTWTDKVQLCRVLKGYALATEFPVVGRCEVPEIEESVTIPPSYEKDATLIEQAEVRNRICIEQDLSEVSPSLRGFVRECFLADDDGLPCLANSEAEWRGEMVSTRKEWGLYLLPAKTECSKDDDYGMGFVPVCTDGILIAGAPGRASFRKDTRLRLGESTSRISSFSPALIDARGELKPEITPGRTPIRPSFIESAPGWDRLRVAFKKGQGLLWEQLSKYLLKGLSPETFWKLSAVHELSVIWIPTQTLWQTLSVSLAKDSESGHWQLVRELGDMSMHHDSEWTFVLRDQNGYNVGPDASLSAWENEGEERPSLGWNMNWIVLLMSSLDVLGDKATLSPKPPSSGRIPLAPYAKSNGIGVSMFLLDYVGNASDALAVQTPYPTANRNHVLSKLYHDSFPTSTPTLIASFAESFVHCISESVSTKDRTPSLDEPGYWQKRVGHLFFSVPWDQYDKSLRPPYRLWTADRGWFCFEEEDFARWRDSPARIG, encoded by the coding sequence ATGACACGCGTTATTCAGGTGACAAAGGTTCAAGAAACAGCCCTGTGGAAAAACTTGCCTGAGAGAGAGGGAGAAGTCGCGAGCAGCCTGTCCACCAATGTGAAATGCCTCTGTGAGGAAGCCGCCGATCGCATGAAGGCTGTGCCTGCTTATGCACCCGAATTCACTTTGCATGACGATCGTCACTTACTCCGGACCACTGAACTGATGGGGCTTATATTGGGCGACGAAATGGCAAAGCTCAACGAGATAGAGTTGGCTCTCCTTATCCTCTCTGCATTCTTTCACGACCAGGGCATGGTATTGTCTGAGGACGAACTGAAGGCCTTGGAGGAAGATGAAGATTTTCGGCTTTTTAGGGACAATTGGCGCGTGGAACATCCGAACTATGACGAGACGGCCAGGCAAATGAACGCCCCTCACATATCAGAAGAACGCAAAGAACAGCTTGCCAAGAAAATTGCCGAATTGGAGTCGGCCTTGCTGGTTGATCATATCCGAGAGACGCACGGGCATAGATCTGCCGAATTCATTCGCTCAAAATATGGACACGACAAGCGCATGGAGGTGCAACACGTTAATCTCTCCCCATTTTTGGCGAATCTATGTGAGTCGCACACACTTTCCGCTGCGGCACTTGTGCATGAAAGGGGCTTTCGTTACGACGAGCAGATTGGAACATTCACTCTGAACATGCCCTTTCTCGCTGTGATACTTCGGCTTGCAGATATTCTTGATTTTGACCGAGATCGGACGCCAGAGGTGCTGCTCAGAAGTATTCATTTCACGTCTCCTGTGAGCATACTTGAATGGGAGAAGCATCGCTCAGTGAGAGGTTGGAGAATATCGCCCGATCTCATACAGTTTGCTATCAAATGCGAACATCCTGTTTATGAAGCCACAGCGCGGAGGTATATGGATTGGGTCGACAGAGAACTCTCAGATGCTAGAGAAGTCTGTCGCATGCAGCCGCAGAACGTTAGTGCCTGCCAATTAAATCTTCCTGCGGTTGTGGACCGTTCCAGAATCGAGCCCCTTGATGATGCTTATCGCTTTCATGATCTCCAGTTCAGCCTTTCGAGGGACGAAGTCGTACGCCTTCTCATGACTGACAAACTCTACGGAGGGGAACATCTGTGCATTCGTGAGTTGCTTCAGAATTCGCTTGATGCATTGCGTTACCGCAGCGCATTGTTTTTCGAAGCAAAAGTGGGATGGGACGAGGCAACGGTAAAGCTTCGACACTACGTCGACGGAGACGGATATGAAATTGTGGAGTGCACCGACAACGGTTGCGGCATGGATGAGGAGATCATCCAGAACCATTTCGTCAGAATAGGAAGGAGTTTTTATCGCTCGCCGGTTTTCGAGCGAGAGAGAAATCGATTAAGGAGATCCGGAAATGATTTTGATCCTTGCTCACAATTTGGAATAGGCTTCATGTCTTGTTTCATGCTGGGAGATAGGATCACCATCACAACCCGTCGCGATTGCGGACAAGGGCGGGGCTGGGGGCCTCCGCTCATCATTCAGATCAACGGATTGAGTGGGCTCCTTGTCGTTCGTGATGGCCCCCCCCATCAACCTGTCGGAACTACGGTTTCGATAGTGTCGCGTCAAAAACCATCATTCATTGACACTTGGACTGATAAGGTTCAACTCTGCCGGGTTCTCAAAGGTTACGCCTTGGCCACTGAGTTCCCTGTTGTTGGGCGATGTGAGGTTCCAGAAATCGAGGAGTCAGTAACCATTCCCCCAAGTTATGAGAAAGATGCAACGCTTATAGAACAAGCAGAGGTGAGGAATCGCATATGTATTGAGCAGGACCTTTCAGAGGTTTCACCCTCGCTGAGAGGGTTCGTCCGGGAGTGCTTCTTAGCAGACGACGATGGCCTGCCTTGTCTTGCCAACTCTGAAGCGGAGTGGCGCGGTGAAATGGTTTCGACAAGGAAGGAGTGGGGGTTGTATCTTCTTCCAGCTAAAACTGAGTGCTCCAAGGACGATGACTACGGGATGGGATTCGTGCCTGTGTGCACAGATGGAATACTGATCGCTGGCGCGCCGGGCCGCGCTTCATTTCGCAAGGATACTAGGCTGAGGCTGGGCGAGTCAACATCCCGTATTTCCTCTTTCTCGCCTGCGTTGATAGACGCCCGTGGAGAGCTCAAACCTGAAATCACTCCAGGGAGAACGCCTATAAGACCTTCTTTCATAGAATCAGCCCCGGGATGGGACCGTCTACGTGTGGCCTTCAAAAAGGGACAGGGATTACTTTGGGAGCAACTTTCAAAGTACCTCCTCAAAGGACTCTCCCCTGAAACCTTTTGGAAGCTCTCTGCTGTGCACGAGCTCTCAGTCATATGGATTCCTACACAAACGCTGTGGCAAACCCTCTCTGTCTCTCTTGCAAAGGACAGTGAGTCGGGCCACTGGCAACTGGTTCGGGAACTTGGAGACATGTCGATGCACCATGACAGTGAATGGACTTTCGTGCTTAGAGATCAAAATGGGTACAATGTCGGACCTGATGCAAGTCTGAGTGCTTGGGAGAACGAGGGGGAAGAGCGCCCAAGCCTTGGATGGAACATGAATTGGATCGTTCTTCTGATGAGCAGCCTTGATGTTTTGGGCGACAAGGCGACTCTATCTCCTAAGCCCCCTTCATCTGGAAGAATCCCTCTCGCACCGTATGCAAAATCCAACGGGATTGGCGTCAGCATGTTTCTTCTTGACTATGTTGGCAATGCGAGTGATGCCTTGGCTGTTCAGACACCATACCCAACTGCGAACCGAAATCACGTCCTCTCAAAACTTTATCACGATTCCTTCCCGACAAGCACCCCTACACTCATAGCGAGTTTCGCTGAATCCTTCGTGCACTGCATCTCAGAATCAGTCAGCACGAAGGATCGGACCCCCTCGCTGGATGAACCAGGCTACTGGCAGAAACGTGTGGGCCACCTCTTTTTCTCCGTGCCATGGGATCAGTATGACAAATCTCTACGGCCGCCGTACAGACTATGGACGGCGGACAGGGGATGGTTCTGTTTTGAGGAAGAGGACTTTGCAAGGTGGCGAGACTCACCGGCGCGCATCGGGTGA
- a CDS encoding acyl-CoA dehydrogenase family protein yields MRLSEDQILIRDTVARFTRNEVFPIAEKMDRDDYWPEDMFPKLGDLGVLGITVSEKYGGIDGTPLTHVLVTEELAKGSAAVSLSYGAHSNLCVHNLFTHGNETQRMNYLPSLCSGRHVGALAITEPQAGSDAVSIQLSAVRDGDAYRLNGTKMFITNAPIADTMIVYAKTDKAKGAHGITAFVVERGFEGFSISRNLEKMGCKGSPTGEVVFDNCRVPASNLLGELNRGVEVMMSGLDIERVVMAGMCLGVSDSAFRASLKYSKEREQFGSPISHFQLIQAKLADMYTNLEAARLLVYDTAERSASGQRLRKESAAAILFAAETTTKICNEAVQIHGGYGYMLEFPVNRYLRDAKLAEIGAGTSEIRRLLIARELLK; encoded by the coding sequence ATGCGCCTATCAGAAGATCAGATCTTGATTCGGGATACGGTTGCGAGATTCACCCGGAATGAAGTGTTTCCCATCGCCGAGAAGATGGACCGGGACGACTATTGGCCTGAAGACATGTTCCCGAAATTGGGGGACCTGGGAGTCCTGGGAATCACCGTTTCTGAAAAATACGGGGGCATTGACGGCACTCCCCTAACTCACGTGCTGGTGACCGAGGAACTGGCCAAGGGCAGCGCGGCCGTGTCGCTGAGTTATGGGGCCCATTCCAACCTGTGCGTTCATAATCTCTTTACTCACGGCAACGAAACCCAGAGGATGAACTACCTCCCCTCCCTCTGTTCCGGCCGGCACGTCGGAGCTTTGGCCATCACGGAACCGCAGGCGGGATCGGACGCTGTAAGTATCCAATTATCCGCCGTAAGAGACGGAGACGCCTACCGGCTCAACGGCACCAAGATGTTCATCACCAACGCCCCCATTGCGGACACTATGATCGTTTACGCCAAGACCGACAAAGCCAAAGGGGCTCATGGCATCACCGCTTTTGTCGTGGAGCGCGGCTTCGAAGGATTTTCCATATCCCGCAATCTGGAAAAGATGGGCTGCAAGGGATCTCCCACCGGGGAGGTGGTTTTCGATAACTGCCGGGTCCCGGCGTCGAACTTGCTCGGTGAATTGAATCGCGGCGTCGAGGTGATGATGTCCGGACTGGACATCGAGCGGGTGGTCATGGCGGGCATGTGCCTCGGCGTATCCGATTCCGCTTTCCGGGCGTCTTTGAAATATTCGAAGGAGCGCGAGCAATTCGGAAGTCCCATCTCGCACTTCCAGTTGATACAAGCGAAACTAGCGGATATGTACACCAATCTGGAAGCAGCCCGCTTGCTGGTGTACGACACGGCCGAGCGCAGTGCTTCGGGCCAAAGGCTTCGCAAGGAATCCGCCGCGGCCATTTTGTTCGCGGCGGAAACCACCACCAAGATCTGTAACGAAGCCGTTCAGATCCACGGCGGTTACGGTTACATGCTCGAATTCCCGGTCAACCGTTATTTAAGGGACGCCAAGCTGGCCGAAATCGGAGCCGGCACCTCGGAAATCCGACGCCTCCTGATCGCCAGGGAGCTGCTCAAATAG
- a CDS encoding long-chain-fatty-acid--CoA ligase, which produces MPRLVAGDALRATARRLPGKTAFIFRDRRITYAAFEERVNRLANGLLGKGYSPGDHIAVLAYNCIEYFEILFALAKAGMTAVPVNFRLSESEIGYVIDQSDSRALIYEAAFRDKIRNRRAGFERIWQGDVVVFGGAGDPGDVDYEALLATSSPSDPEIPVDETTTWYIGYTSGTTGRPKGAMRSHRSNILLAANTFYLGEDDIILLIMPIFHSNSIWFGTISVYWGATTVIYPSGGFNPREILDTVQREKVTFSSMVPTMYSLILQAPDKENFDTRSLKTLLCSSAPLMTTTKEQILEFFAHAQLYEGYGATESGAVTLLGPRDQYRKVRSCGAARPFTRIKILDAAGNECAVGEVGELFAVSPGMFEGYYKQPEADAAAFRGEYLSVGDMATVDEEGYYYIVDRKHDMIISGGENIYPTEIDDVLSKHPKILQAAVIGVPDEKWGEAVKAVVVPKPGADVTEAEVIAYAKAHLAGYKCPKSVDFRDSLPTSPTGKILKREIRKIYWEGRDVQI; this is translated from the coding sequence ATGCCGAGACTCGTTGCGGGCGATGCGTTGAGGGCCACGGCCCGGAGGCTTCCTGGTAAGACGGCCTTTATCTTCAGGGATCGGCGCATCACGTACGCGGCCTTTGAAGAGCGCGTGAACCGTCTGGCCAACGGGCTTCTGGGGAAAGGCTACAGCCCCGGGGACCATATCGCCGTGCTGGCGTACAACTGCATCGAGTATTTCGAAATCCTCTTTGCCTTGGCCAAGGCCGGGATGACGGCCGTACCCGTGAACTTCCGTCTGTCGGAATCGGAGATCGGGTATGTGATCGACCAATCCGACTCGAGGGCCCTGATCTACGAAGCGGCGTTTCGGGACAAGATCCGGAACAGGCGGGCCGGGTTCGAGAGGATATGGCAGGGGGACGTGGTGGTTTTCGGCGGCGCCGGGGACCCGGGCGATGTGGATTACGAAGCCCTGCTCGCGACCTCGAGTCCGTCGGATCCCGAGATCCCGGTGGACGAAACCACGACCTGGTACATCGGTTATACGTCCGGAACCACGGGGCGCCCCAAGGGCGCCATGCGCTCTCACCGGTCGAACATCCTCCTGGCGGCCAATACGTTCTATCTGGGCGAAGATGACATCATACTCCTGATCATGCCCATCTTTCACTCGAACTCGATCTGGTTCGGAACCATCAGCGTGTATTGGGGAGCCACCACGGTGATCTATCCTTCGGGTGGGTTCAATCCCCGCGAGATCCTCGACACCGTGCAGCGGGAAAAGGTCACGTTCAGTTCGATGGTGCCCACCATGTACAGCTTGATTCTGCAGGCGCCGGACAAGGAAAACTTCGATACCCGTTCCCTCAAGACCCTGCTTTGTTCGTCCGCCCCGCTCATGACCACGACCAAGGAGCAGATCCTCGAGTTCTTCGCACACGCGCAACTCTATGAGGGGTACGGGGCCACCGAGTCGGGAGCGGTGACCCTTCTGGGTCCCAGGGACCAGTACCGGAAGGTCCGTAGCTGCGGCGCGGCCCGTCCGTTCACCCGGATCAAGATCCTCGATGCGGCGGGTAATGAATGCGCTGTGGGCGAAGTGGGGGAACTGTTCGCCGTAAGTCCCGGCATGTTCGAGGGTTATTACAAACAGCCCGAAGCCGACGCCGCGGCGTTTCGAGGCGAATATCTTTCGGTCGGGGACATGGCCACAGTGGACGAGGAGGGATATTACTACATTGTGGATCGGAAGCACGACATGATCATTTCCGGTGGTGAGAACATCTATCCCACGGAGATCGACGACGTCCTGTCGAAACATCCGAAGATCCTTCAGGCGGCTGTTATCGGAGTTCCGGACGAGAAGTGGGGGGAGGCCGTCAAAGCGGTGGTGGTTCCCAAACCGGGGGCGGACGTTACGGAGGCGGAGGTCATAGCCTATGCCAAAGCGCATCTGGCCGGATACAAGTGCCCCAAGTCAGTGGACTTCCGGGATTCCCTTCCCACCAGCCCCACGGGCAAAATCCTGAAACGGGAAATCCGGAAAATCTACTGGGAAGGGCGGGACGTCCAAATTTGA
- a CDS encoding diguanylate cyclase, producing MKRNRLRGTRFARRIYTPRIVGLGLGFLCVATVFYQKAMPVPFWAGLVANGFLWPHIAYIWAKHSRNPYKAEIRNLMIDSFLGGLWVPLMSFNVLPSVLILIMMSMDNISVGGIRLFIKGMFAHITAGVLAVLIFGFDLKPESTMLNVLSCLPMLTVFPLHIGMISHRLSLELSRQKRQLESLSQTDGMSDLYNRRYWEELVGIEFHRCKRSKGSSSLILIDIDHFKDINDRYGHATGDEVIRDIAKLLRAGLRQTDIVGRFGGDEFGIVLPDTDAGGACTVAEKLRKKIQASILQNKRDGQCTASFGIAEVEGNIKKHGDWIERADRALYRAKQEGRNRSILFGDKGGSRLPSDIVDE from the coding sequence ATGAAGCGGAACAGACTTCGAGGGACCAGGTTTGCCAGACGAATCTACACTCCGCGTATCGTGGGGCTGGGATTAGGCTTCCTCTGCGTGGCGACGGTTTTCTATCAAAAGGCCATGCCCGTTCCGTTCTGGGCGGGACTCGTCGCGAACGGCTTTTTGTGGCCGCACATAGCGTACATATGGGCGAAACACAGCCGCAATCCGTACAAAGCCGAAATACGAAATCTGATGATCGATTCGTTTCTGGGGGGACTATGGGTCCCGTTGATGTCGTTCAATGTATTGCCCAGCGTCCTCATTCTGATCATGATGAGCATGGACAACATCAGTGTGGGTGGGATCCGCCTGTTTATCAAAGGGATGTTCGCTCACATAACAGCGGGGGTGTTGGCCGTTCTGATTTTTGGATTCGATCTGAAGCCCGAGTCGACCATGTTGAATGTACTGAGCTGCCTGCCCATGTTGACGGTTTTCCCCCTGCACATCGGCATGATCAGCCATCGGCTTTCACTCGAGCTGAGCCGGCAAAAAAGACAGCTCGAGTCATTGAGCCAGACGGACGGCATGTCGGATCTGTACAACCGCAGGTATTGGGAAGAACTTGTCGGTATCGAATTTCACCGATGCAAACGTAGCAAAGGCTCGAGTTCTCTGATCCTGATCGATATCGATCACTTCAAGGATATCAATGATCGATACGGGCACGCGACGGGAGATGAAGTCATTCGAGACATAGCTAAGCTGTTACGAGCAGGTCTGCGCCAAACGGATATTGTGGGTCGTTTTGGGGGGGACGAGTTCGGCATCGTCCTACCGGACACGGATGCCGGGGGAGCTTGCACTGTGGCGGAAAAGCTTAGAAAGAAAATCCAGGCATCCATTCTGCAGAACAAACGTGATGGCCAGTGTACGGCCAGTTTCGGGATCGCTGAAGTGGAAGGCAATATAAAGAAACACGGCGATTGGATCGAGCGTGCGGATCGGGCCCTGTACCGGGCGAAGCAGGAAGGTCGAAATCGCTCGATCCTGTTTGGCGACAAAGGAGGAAGCCGCCTGCCGTCGGACATCGTGGACGAATAG
- a CDS encoding molybdopterin-dependent oxidoreductase, protein MAGRIVKSACRGCHGGCGVLVTVEDNTVRSINGDPDSPVNRGWLCIKGKRYHTITHHPQRLTHPLRKKNGSWERISWDDAYDEITERFLGIRDRFGAESLVVGYGTGRDNEAFIYRFANTFGTPNVLTAGHMCYGPRIAVGIARCGNLPVVDYEGGPACVIVWGANPLVSNPDEYKGLYLAQAMKQGAKIICVDPRRSMVAGQADIWLRLRPGTDGALAWGMIDVIIGKKLYDEEFVDAYTHGWDAFCRRAEEYPLSWASEKTGLAPSEIEAAAELFANTKPAGIHWGVALEQSKNCVNTISLLTCLMAMTGNLDRPGGNVFYPNPPVFNASRLGLHRRLSEEARAKRLGGDRFRLADFIAVLNPKAVWDAILEEKPYPVKGLFLISTNPVVSRANAREVKAALVKSDFTVVADFFMTPTAREADIVLPSSTWLEHDYVGDLWKRHGWVVARQKAVQVGEARSDYEILNDLGKRCTDPALWWPTVKDALNEILSPSGHTWEEFCARGYLQGERRFRKYREGGFRTPSRKFEFSSGILERLGYDPLPGYFDPSESPWSSPELAKRYPYQLITGARIPFFFHTENRVPGPLRSKRPDPLVEIHPDTAADKGIGEGDWVSIESPRGKVIQKAVLTDRVPREVIAADHGWWFPEAEDDLGWDRSNIDILTENAFESCDPAMGSTSLRVLLCDIRKAGL, encoded by the coding sequence ATGGCCGGACGAATCGTAAAAAGCGCCTGCAGGGGCTGCCACGGCGGATGCGGAGTTCTGGTGACCGTCGAAGACAACACGGTACGATCTATTAATGGGGATCCCGATAGTCCCGTAAATCGGGGGTGGCTGTGCATCAAGGGAAAGCGGTACCATACCATCACCCATCACCCCCAGAGGCTCACCCACCCGTTACGGAAAAAAAATGGATCGTGGGAACGGATATCCTGGGACGACGCCTATGACGAAATCACCGAGCGTTTCCTTGGGATCAGGGATCGGTTTGGAGCCGAATCACTGGTTGTGGGTTACGGCACGGGCCGTGACAACGAAGCCTTCATCTACCGTTTCGCCAACACCTTCGGAACCCCCAACGTGCTCACCGCCGGCCACATGTGCTACGGACCCCGTATCGCCGTTGGCATCGCCCGTTGCGGCAATCTGCCCGTGGTGGACTACGAGGGCGGACCGGCCTGCGTCATCGTCTGGGGGGCCAATCCGCTGGTCTCCAACCCGGACGAGTATAAAGGCCTGTACCTGGCTCAGGCCATGAAGCAGGGGGCCAAAATCATTTGCGTGGATCCCCGTCGATCCATGGTTGCGGGCCAGGCCGACATCTGGCTTCGTTTGCGGCCCGGCACGGACGGAGCACTGGCCTGGGGCATGATCGACGTGATCATCGGGAAAAAGCTCTACGACGAGGAGTTCGTGGATGCCTATACCCACGGTTGGGACGCCTTTTGCCGACGGGCTGAAGAGTACCCGCTGTCCTGGGCTTCCGAAAAGACGGGTCTGGCCCCGTCGGAAATCGAGGCGGCCGCCGAGCTCTTCGCCAATACCAAACCTGCGGGCATCCACTGGGGAGTGGCTCTCGAGCAATCCAAAAACTGCGTGAACACGATCAGCCTGCTTACGTGTCTCATGGCCATGACGGGCAACTTGGACCGGCCGGGAGGCAACGTCTTTTACCCCAATCCTCCGGTGTTCAACGCTTCAAGGCTGGGTTTGCATCGTAGACTGAGTGAAGAAGCCCGCGCAAAAAGACTGGGCGGAGACCGATTCAGGCTGGCGGACTTCATCGCGGTTCTCAATCCCAAAGCCGTGTGGGACGCGATCCTCGAGGAGAAACCCTACCCGGTCAAAGGGCTGTTTCTCATCAGCACCAATCCGGTTGTTTCCCGGGCCAACGCTCGCGAAGTCAAAGCCGCGCTCGTTAAGTCGGATTTCACCGTAGTCGCGGACTTCTTCATGACCCCTACGGCGCGGGAAGCCGACATCGTGCTCCCCTCGTCCACGTGGCTCGAACATGACTATGTAGGAGATTTGTGGAAACGCCACGGCTGGGTGGTGGCTAGGCAAAAAGCGGTCCAGGTGGGCGAAGCCCGCTCCGATTACGAGATCCTGAACGACCTGGGCAAACGATGCACCGATCCGGCTCTCTGGTGGCCTACGGTAAAAGACGCCCTCAACGAGATCCTGTCCCCCTCGGGTCACACCTGGGAAGAGTTCTGCGCACGGGGGTATTTGCAGGGTGAACGACGGTTCCGCAAATACCGCGAAGGCGGTTTTCGCACCCCGTCCCGCAAATTTGAATTCTCCTCCGGCATTCTCGAAAGGCTGGGTTACGATCCCCTGCCCGGTTACTTCGATCCTTCGGAATCTCCCTGGAGCAGCCCGGAATTGGCGAAACGCTACCCCTACCAGCTGATCACCGGAGCGCGCATCCCATTCTTCTTTCACACCGAGAACCGCGTTCCCGGGCCCCTCAGGTCCAAACGGCCCGATCCCCTCGTCGAGATCCATCCGGATACAGCGGCCGACAAAGGCATCGGTGAGGGAGATTGGGTGAGCATCGAGTCTCCCCGGGGAAAGGTCATCCAAAAAGCGGTGCTCACGGATCGGGTGCCCAGGGAAGTCATTGCCGCGGATCACGGCTGGTGGTTTCCGGAGGCCGAAGATGACCTGGGATGGGACCGTTCCAATATCGATATCCTGACGGAAAACGCATTTGAAAGTTGCGATCCCGCCATGGGTTCGACGAGTCTTCGAGTCTTGCTGTGCGACATCCGCAAAGCAGGACTATAA